The DNA window TGAGAAACAAGCACAAATTGCCACACACACTATGTAATCTCAAAGCTAAACAATTTAACACCTTAGACATTTAGTGTCCTGCACACAACCCCTattaccccccacccctggggGGGCACAAGTTGCTACATAtgctgccatctattggacacCAAAGAAACATGCACTTCTCCCTCCTATGCCAAAGTAGTCAGTTTAAAATGCCACTTTTATTTTTCAGCCTTTTTTGAGCAGTTACAGTTTAAGACGACATAAAAAGAGTTTAATAAAATTTAGGTATAAAAGTACTTCAAAGGCAAGGCCTTGCCCCATAAATAATTTCATAGATTTATaggtttaaatttaaattttgcaCCACTTCAGCACCATCCGGGAGGGAGGCTGAATCCGCAGCACATGCTAGGAACGATTCTTGCTGACCCAGTGGTACCGGTCCACACGTGGCCCAGAGAAGGCAAATGAAGCCCTATAGTTCTTGAAGGGCTTGTTCTGTAGGTAGTATACAGGCGTCTGATGCTGCTGGTACCCATCGCCAGAGTAGATCTTCCTCTTTGGGTAGAGCGACCAGGGCTGTGCAACCGGCTTGGAGAATTCACTGGCCTGCAGGAGACAAGACAGTGTCAAAACAGAACCAAGCGGACTATCCACACCAGCCAACTGGCATTAGGTGGCGTGTGGTCAACACCAGGGGTGCTAGATTAGCACATGATCGCTGAATCCAGATTTTAAGGTTCAGTTCTTTCTGTGGATTTGATAGAAGCCGTGAAGTCTGGGTCAGGAACACCACCGTAGAGCCGGCAGATGCCAAGGGTCGTTGGCCCACCTGGTAGACGCTGTTGGGATTGCTCACGGTGGGGATGCTCTTGTGCTCAGAAAGAGAGCTTCCACTGCTAAGGCTGCTGTTCACGCTGCTGTTACAGGTCCCAGACTCCTCATCGGAGGAGCTCCCAGAGTGATAGTCTGAGGAAGCCTTCTCCACCGCACTGTTGATCCAGCGGGAGAACTCGCCATCATCTGGATGGCTCTCCAGTGGAGCCACACAGAAAGGGGAGCTCTTCTCACCATACCTTGTGGATATAAACCATCAACCTTAGATCAAAGAGCCACAGATTTGAATGGACCATTGTAAAGAGGCAGCCTGTCACCTGCATGACACCTCAAAGGGATCCACCCAAATGGTCATCTCCTTTGGCAATCCCAGGTCATCGTAGTCTATGTCACTACGTCTACAAGCTTGATCCAAGACTGCATCCTTGCACTGTGCTTTATTCATCCTTAAACATCTAGATGGAATCAAAAACATTACAATGTCATAATGTTAAAGCTGCAAAGTATGCCAGGGTTCAGTTTATAGAAAATACTCCATACTCAACCTTTAGTTAGAGGCCAGCTGCCTGTGTGAACTTGGCTAACAGAGCGGAGTAAAGCTCACCGAAAAGCTTGACCTCTGCTCGGGTTGTCCGGGTACCAGTGGCTCTTGTATTTCTCAAAGAGAACCGACGTGAGCTCCACCGCGAACTTCTCCCTGCTGCGCCGGTCCAGCTTCCCGTGTTTCTTGGCCAGTCTAGTGATAAAGAACACAGTAGCTGCGATTTCCTCCTTCATTCTCTTAAAGAACCtcgttttttaaaatttaaaaaatattaagtaCCGTACTTAGGTACACGCTTTGTTTTGCAACTCTAGTAACAGTAGTTACTTTGGTTAGTATCCGATTAACCACCATAAACAAACGCATAGGCGTTTTTACGAAGTGCTTACTACgtgtattatatataaaaatgcgTAAGGGCAAAACAGGTGTTACGCGTTAACTTTTGCATCACCTGTGTTCTATTACTATTTTCTCTGTTTTATTTGCGTAGAGCCGTTGGAAGTTCAAGCAGGATAGCGATTGTAATGGTAATAATTGTAGCGCGTTATAACTTGTTTTTTCTGCTTATAGGTTGGTAGGTTTCTGTTGTTTCATTTGATTTCTCGGTAACGCAGATTCTTTTAATCAGATGTTGAAACTTATCAAGCTGTACACGTAAGGATTAAATGTACTTTGTCCAAATatagtttaatttattttgtatagTCATTACCATTTGAATTGTTGGGGATGTTGACCCCGCGATATTTGTCGTATAAAGATATTTGCGAATGACAGTAGGAACAATTCCTGGAAATAGCCAGACTATATGATCGATTGCAAATAAACAGAATTGTTTTCCTCTGACCTCAAATTACCCTACTTCACCGGTATGTTTCTTCTTCCAAAGTTAAAAacttttgtgctttttttcccGTGCATAACGTGTTACCGGTAGCGTGACGAGTCgaagatttttttgtttgtttttttgcccGACCCGGGTCTGTAATAAAAGTTGCTGTCACAGTCCCACCGGACCGGGCTCTTAGCCAGCTGCTTCTAGCCACTGACCTCTCTATTTCCTTCGCCCTACTCTGGGATTCATGGCTTTTAAATCTGAAACTGTGCTTCAACCGTCCTATAGGATATTTGTTCATACCGTCAGTGTTTGTCTagtctgtgcaacttttttccTATTTAAACCCTGGTACTTTAAGTTCCTCTTTGTTAAAGAATCCAACTTGAAACAATTTCACACACAATGGATTCTGGAAAGTAAATAGTGATTTATGTTTGTGCCATGTTGCAACATGGTGTAATATTGCGGCAGTGAGCACAGACTTTCTAAATAGGCCTATAGGGATGCTGGTGAGAGTTGGGGTCACTGCTTTTGGTTTGCCAGACCAGGCGGTGCCTGGTGGGGTAGCAGCATTTCTGACAAAATCACTTCCATTCATTGATGAGTAGGTTTGCAAAGGTGTAGAAAATTTTCAGAAACTTTCCATTAcgtgggaagttaagctgggggaattttggaaattccaagttggaaactttccatgggaatatATGGGAATTAACAGGAAACTTCTCAGAATTTTGCGACCCTATTAATGAGCCCACATTTAAGCTAGAGTCAGCTTTAAGTCAGTCCTAAGTGCTGATAACAGGGAGGGGGAACTGGTAGCTGGTGATCCATTAGATCTATTATACACTTAATTGTCTGGTTGCTTAGCAAACacatcacccctcccccagcagaATCCATGCCGAAAACTGTACTGAAGAGCCTGAGTGGAAACAGATGCACCTTGGCACGCTTTGATCTCCATTTGTTTACGAGGATGGATCATGCAGACCTCGCACAACAGAAGCTGTATGGCTGTAACTGGAATGTGTCCCAGTGCAAGATAAGTCACCAGCATTAGCTGGAGGGATGGAAGCTCAGCCCTCTGTGGGACACATTAGTTCCAATTAGCAACCTATTATCACAAAGAAAGAAGAGCTCAGACTGCATGACTAACTCTCAGTGGATTTATATTAATCTCAATTATTATGGCAGAACTCACTTTGGGTACAGATACCtcataaaagaaaataatgacTGTTATTAAGAACTCTGCACGGGGTGTCTGACCTCTGGTGTGCCTGGATGATTTACGCGTCTTACAGGTCTAGGCGTGAACTGACACCGGAGGTGTTTTACTCAGGCGTTCATTTCATGGCAGTTGTGTAATCAAATGTGCTTTGTGTTCTAAGTTATGGCTGATGCGCTTGTCAACGCAGGAAGAATATGGTCAAAAATGGAGACATCTTTGGGCAATGTGCAATTTATGGGTCCCCGGTGGGTAATTATGTTTTCTGATTGTGAAAATTTTAATGAAAACTTGTAAGATCTGTGGGGCATGTGCAGGGGGTATCAGTGTTACCTCACACCTTTGGGGTTTGAATCACACCatggcactgtgtgtgtgtgtgtgtgtgtgtgtctgcatgtgtgtgtgtgtctgtgtgcgtgtgtgtggagtttgtatgttctccctctttcatgtgggtttgaatccccatTAGTGTGGACCCCCCAGCTCATATGGTACCCCGGCTTCCCCCAATAATCTAAGGACATGACCGGCATCCTTAAATAGCCCGTGACGTATTTGTCTCCTGGAAGGGACACATCTCAGATGTACATCTGACTATGCTGCCTCCCACCCTGATGAGGATaaatgtgtcagggtcagccccccactgtggtccttccgtgccccttccccgtttgaccagcaggtggtgctggtcattccgtccttcccgtcagtccttgttctcccctgtctcctgtctggtctcgtggctcaatgtatttagcatgtgctgtctgtttgcccctcagtcctgagttccctcttgtcttgtgttcgaatcccacctcctctgtctttgtatttagctccctggttttttcctttgtgcttgttaaaccctggtgtctgatttagtaatctgttttggttttgtttcttgttcccctgcctgtgtTATTCCTATGTACTCCCCTAGTGTTGATATATGcattcttggttagttcttagtttccctgattagtagtgtctttgagttaattggtttcacctgtgtcctgtttacctagtctttgttaatcagcctcacctgccctgtgttagtcattaccccgtgtatattagttcctgcctttgttctgttccccgctggttcatcgtgtCTAAACTCTTGTTCATCGCGTCGTGTCTGGTTTTCCTTTGAGTGTAGTTTACCTAGTTTgttagttttccttgtgtgtatttagtctagttaattcctccctgttttagttttgacccctcgtggtccctttggttttggttagtcgtttgtagtgttttctgttttctgtaataaatcCCCTTTTTGTCcttggagccgcaagtgggtcgtcagccctttttcgtgcaccatgccgcgttcccgttcccgtgccgtccaGAACCATGACAAAATGACTGTGAGAGAGGGGACTTTATTAAACCCTCACAGGGAAGTTGACGTTGACGCATCAACATATAACACCATTTAACATGCGTCACAACtggcatgtttaaaataaaattcaaataagataaaacaaagataaaaatgtaTGATCATCATAATAATGTACAAATAATTGCCAGTGTTGTGCAAGTAAAGTGCAGGATACGTCAACGGCTTGCCAGACAATGACGTGAACTGTTGTAAAATGCAATGGCGGTCGGTAGGAATGACTTCCTGAAACGGCCCTCGTTACAGCGGAGCTGGATGAGCCTGTAGATGCTCTGCAAAGCAGCACATTGTGCAGGGGAAGTTTGTCATTATCCATAATGGAGAGCATTATCCATGATTGGCTCGTTCGGTCTGTTTCTGTCTTTTGCTGTGCTACTGCTTCCCTAACACACCACTGCTACAACAAACTGCACTGAAGATTTCCAAATTCTTGTTGCACATTGCTATTATCAAACTCCTCATCTTCACAGCACGTCACAGTACTGGAAAGGACGATGTCCAGTAGTGTGGACGACATCCATAGCAACATGTGAACATTATGCAGTGGTGCTTCAC is part of the Paramormyrops kingsleyae isolate MSU_618 chromosome 17, PKINGS_0.4, whole genome shotgun sequence genome and encodes:
- the btg4 gene encoding protein BTG4, whose product is MKEEIAATVFFITRLAKKHGKLDRRSREKFAVELTSVLFEKYKSHWYPDNPSRGQAFRCLRMNKAQCKDAVLDQACRRSDIDYDDLGLPKEMTIWVDPFEVSCRYGEKSSPFCVAPLESHPDDGEFSRWINSAVEKASSDYHSGSSSDEESGTCNSSVNSSLSSGSSLSEHKSIPTVSNPNSVYQASEFSKPVAQPWSLYPKRKIYSGDGYQQHQTPVYYLQNKPFKNYRASFAFSGPRVDRYHWVSKNRS